In Rhodoferax sediminis, the sequence GACGTGCTGCAGGCCGACGGCGGCACGCGCACGGCGGCAATCACCGGCGCCTTCGTGGCCGCACAGGATGCCGTCAATCAACTGATGGCGCAAGGCAAACTCAGCGCCTCGCCGATCCTGGACCATGTGGCCGCCATCTCGGTCGGCATCGTGCAGGGCACGCCGCTGCTGGATCTGGAGTACACCGAGGATTCCGCCTGCGACACCGACATGAATGTGGTGATGACCGGCGCCGGGCATTATGTGGAAGTGCAGGGCACGGCCGAGGGCGCCGCCTTCTCGCGCCAGGAAATGGATGCGCTGCTCGCGCTGGCCGACAAGGGCATCCACGATCTGGTGCTGATGCAAAAGCAGGCACTATCAGAAGAGTAGCTGACGGCCCTTGTTCCATAAGGGCTACGGCCTGATTTCATGAAAATTGTTCTCGCATCCAACAACCCGGGCAAGCTGGCCGAATTGCAGGCCATGCTGGCGCCCCTCGGGATGGCGTTGATCCGCCAGGCCGAGCTGGGCATTGCCGAGGCCGAGGAGCCGTTTCGCACCTTCGTGGAGAACGCGCTTGCCAAGGCCCGCCACGCCGCGCAGCACAGCGGACTGCCCGCGCTGGCCGACGACGCGGGCCTGTGCGTCGATGCCTTTGGCGGCCTGCCCGGCGTGGACACCGCGTTTTACGCGACGCAGTTTGGCTATGCCAAGGGCGACGGCAACAATGTGCGCGCCTTGCTGGAGCAAATGAAGGATCTGGACAACCGCCGCGCGGCGCTGGTCAGCACGCTGGTGGCCGTGCGCTCGCCGCAGGACCCGGAGCCGCTGATCGCGGTCGGGCGCGTGGTC encodes:
- the rph gene encoding ribonuclease PH; amino-acid sequence: MSQFQRSGARAADQLRPVRITRNYTIHAEGSVLIEFGNTKVLCTASVEEKVPGHKKGSGEGWVTAEYGMLPRATHTRSDREAARGKQSGRTQEIQRLIGRSMRAVFDLKKLGERTIYLDCDVLQADGGTRTAAITGAFVAAQDAVNQLMAQGKLSASPILDHVAAISVGIVQGTPLLDLEYTEDSACDTDMNVVMTGAGHYVEVQGTAEGAAFSRQEMDALLALADKGIHDLVLMQKQALSEE
- the rdgB gene encoding RdgB/HAM1 family non-canonical purine NTP pyrophosphatase, which encodes MKIVLASNNPGKLAELQAMLAPLGMALIRQAELGIAEAEEPFRTFVENALAKARHAAQHSGLPALADDAGLCVDAFGGLPGVDTAFYATQFGYAKGDGNNVRALLEQMKDLDNRRAALVSTLVAVRSPQDPEPLIAVGRVVGEIAREPVGSNGFGFDPVMFIPAFGKTFAQLPVEVKNAHSHRGQAARDMLRLMRERWLPTS